DNA sequence from the Sulfurimonas sediminis genome:
TCATCACAGCTTTCATAGCTCCGCCGTATGTCCCGTCTTTATATCCTTTGAGTGCTGTTATAATTTTTGTTTCACTCCATCCTTTGATAATTTGAGATTTACCCAAAGCTTTTTTCTCAGCATTCGCACCGTGACAGCTTGAACAAGCAGTAAAAAGTTTTGCACCGTCAACTTTCACGGCCTCTTTTACTTGGGCAACCGTTGTTTTTTTTGCCTTTGCAACCGTTGTTTCCGTCTTTTTAGTTATATCTGCTGCTGTAGTATTTACTTCTACCGCTACAGGTTTACTCGGTGTTGTCTCTTTCACACTTGATACTGTCTCTTTCACACTTTGCGGTGCCTGAACTTCCTGTGCACTTTTTTGTGAGCCTTTTTCATTGCTGCACCCGACAATCAACACTGCCAGTACAACTGATAATACTATCTTCATTTTCTTCTTCCTTAATTGTTTATTAGTTATTGTACAGTATAATAACTTTAATTTAATAAAGCGATGACAAATATGAATTTTGAACCCTATCCATTTGAAAAACTAACAAATTTACTTGAAAATATACAACCCGACAAAAACCACACTCCGGCTGTCCTGACAATAGGCGAACCCCAGTTTGAAACCCCTGATTTTATACAAAAAGCGCTCTGTGACAATGCTTCTCTACTCAAAAAGTATCCAAAAACAACCGGCGAGACTGTTTTGCGTGAAGCACAAAGAAATTTTATAAGCAGACGCTTCGGTGTCAGTTTGAAAGATGAGGAGATTATTCCTACATTCGGAACAAGAGAAGTACTGTTTAACTTCCCGCAGTTTTTGCTTTTTGATATTGAAAAGTCTGTTATAGCCTACACAAATCCTTTTTATCAGATATACGAAGGGGCGGCAACGGCAACACGTTCAAAAGTCATCCATCTGAATTTGGATGAAAAAAACAACTTCAAACCTGACATAAATGAGAGTGAATTGGGCAGTTGCGATTTGGTTATACTGAACTTTCCAAACAATCCTACAACTGCTACACTTGGACTTGAAGAACTGGGAGAGTGGGTAAAACTGGCACTCAAATATGATTTTGTCCTCCTAAATGATGAATGCTACAGCGAGATATATACAGACAAGCCGATTCCTTCTCTGCTTGAAGCTTCTTTACATGTAAACAATGACAGTTTTAAAAATGTTTTAGTCATTAATTCCATTTCAAAACGCTCTTGCGCACCGGGTCTGCGTTCAGGCTTTATCGCCGGCGATGCGACAATCCTGGGAGAATATATGAAGTACAGAACCTATATAGGCTGCGCCATACCTCTGCCACTGCAACACGCAGCAGCCGAAGCATGGAATGATGAAGAACATGTAGCAAAATCAAGAGCTGTTTATAAAGAAAATTTTGAAATTGCACAGAAAATATTGGGAACACAAATTCCTGATGCGACATTTTACTTATGGATAAAAGTCGGTGATGCACTTGCATTTACACAAAAGCTTTACAAAAACTATAATGTCAAAGTACTCCCGGGTGAGTTTCTCGCAAGAGAAGATGCAGAAGGTGAAAATCCCGGTAAAGGTTTTATTCGTATCGCTCTGGTTGAGAGTCCGAAAAAAACAAAAGATGCACTACTAAAAATCAAGGAATGTTTACATGAGCAAAGATAAAGAGTTAAAAGAAAAAGTTTTAAAAGCCCAACAAGAGGGTGATATAGCCTCATTATATGTGCTGGAACAACAGGCACATGATACATTTGATGAAGATGCACTTCAAGGTTTTTATGCAAATATTCTTGATCTGGCATTTGAACGTCTCACACAAACACTAGAAGAACACACAAAGATGGATATGAATGAAGTGCAGGATTTTGCGACGCTCCGTGCCTTGTATGAGTATGCAATAGAACACTACTCAGCAGGAAAGACACAGGATGCGGCTGCACTTTTTGAGGTACTGAGCGGGCTGAGTAATGATGAGAAATTTTCTGCTGCTTTAAAACTGCACTGGATGGCGGCTCAGGAAAAAATTTCTTTTGACGATTTTTTAGACAAAATTGCAGACATTGAAGCAACACAAAGAGCAGGTACTTTTTACATCAGTGAGTTTCAATCTGAGGCACAGAAGTTGCTTGACAACTTGAAATACAAAGGCAAAAAAGCATGAAAATTCATTTTATCGGAATCGGTGGTATAGGCATCTCAGGACTTGCACAATACATGCATTTCAAGGGTCATGAAGTAAGCGGCTCAGATATCAAAGAGACTGTCATTACCAAAAAACTGCGCGACCTCGGTTTACATGTAACCATACCCCACTCCAGGGATGCCATTACAAACCATGACCTGGTTGTACACTCTGCGATTATCCGTCCTGACAATCCTGAAATTATTGCAGCAAAGGAAAAAGGCATAGAAGTGCTTGCCCGCCGTGAAGCATTGCCAAAAATTCTGCAGGACAAAAAGGTATATTCTGTTGCGGGAGCACACGGAAAAAGTACCACAACAGCTATTCTTGCCGCTATTATGAGCGGTTCTGCAATCATCGGTGCGGAATCCAAAGAGTTTGGCTCAAATGTCCGTTATGATGCAACAAATGATGTCATGATTTTTGAAGCTGATGAAAGTGACGGAAGCTTTATAAATTCAAACCCGCATTGTGCCATCGTCATCAATGCAGAACCTGAGCATATGGAGTATTATGACTATAATTATGAAAGATTTTACGACTCTTACAAAACCTTCATAAACCTTGCACCACTCAAAGTTTTAAATGCCGAAGACCCGTTTTTGGCAACACTCATCAATGAAATTGAAGCCGAGTGGCTTTATCCCAGCAAAGATATTCAAAACATAGAATTTGTTCTCATAAACAATCAGCCCCATACCCGTTTTACTTTTCGTGATTTTGGCAGTTTTGATGTCTGGGGATTTGGCAAGCATATCGCCATTGATGCCTCCCTTGCCATACTTGCAGCACATAAATCTATGTCCATAGAAGATATTCGCAAAAACATCTTACATTTCAAAGGCATTAAAAAACGTTTTGATATTGTCGGGTTTGAGCATGACAGTGTCATTATAGACGATTACGGACACCATCCGACAGAGATAAAAGCCACTTTTGAATCAGTCAAAGAGTATGCTATGCTCAAAGGGTTTGACAAGATTACAGCCATCTGGCAGCCACACAAATACTCAAGAACCATTGACAACCTCGAAGAATTCATCAAATGCTTTGACGGAGCAGCCGAGCTTATCATCCTCCCCGTATGGGCAGCAGGAGAAGCACCGCGAGATATTGATTTTCAAGAAAATTTCAAACACTACAACCTGACGATGGCGGACAAAATATCCCGCAGTAACAATACTATAAAAGTGATAAAAGACAATAAAGACCTGGAAACACTCGACAAAGGTCTCATTATAGGCTTTGGTGCCGGTGATATTACCTATCAGATCAGAGGAATCGCCTAATGGCATATATTTACGGCCTAATAATAGTAGCTCTTTTATTTGCGGCACTGCACTATTTTACAGAACTGAGCAACTCTCAAAAACTTCTTATCGGAGCTGTATTGCTCTTTATCATACTCGGTGCCGTTGCCTACAACAAATACAATCAGGCACAAAGAGACAAAATGCTCAATGCAATTGTAAAATACAAACAGGGCAAAACCATTATATGTAACGGTGTCGATGTCAATGCAGACATATACTCCCTCAGTACAGGAACCTACACCTTCATAGGCAAAAAGAACACACCCCACTATGCAGAGATGATAAGTGCAGACAGTTGTGAATAAAACTGCTAAAAGTTCCCGAGTCGATACCCTCATCCAGCAGCTTGACTTAGTTGAGCATATAGAACAGTTTAAAAGTTTTTTTTCCCGTGAACACTCTTTGTATATAGAAGGTGATCAGGAACTGCATTTTCGCTATATCAAAGAGCTTGACAAGCTGGAGTTTAAAGCCCCACCTAAAGTGAGTGATTTTTTTGAAATCAAAGGGCACCTCAAAAAACACGGAGTTTTAAATTTTGAACAGATTTTTGAGATTGTCAAAATTGTGCGCTATTTTCGCTACTTTAAAAACCGTGAACTTGAGGGTCTTATCGGGGAGTGGATGGACAAATTCATCATCCCAGAGCAATTTTTGGAGATAGAAAAGTATTTTACGCATGAGGGAAAATTTGAAGAAAATCTCGATGAAAACCTTTTTCAGCTCTCCCAAAGAATAGCAGAGTATAAAAACAACATTTCAGGTGCCCTCAAGAGAATGATGTCAAGTTCCAAACTTGCAGGCTACCTTGTCGATACCCAGATTCACTTCATAAACAATGAAGAGTGTCTGCTTGTGCGCGGTGGATTTAACCATGTCCTAAAAGGTGCCATACTTGGTAGAAGTACAGGTGGATTTTTTTATGTTGCACCAGACAGCGTCCTTAAATCAAAAGAGCAGATTCGGTTTATAGAACAAGAGCGTAAAGCTATATTTTACGAATATGCAAAAGAGTTTTCAAAAAAACTCTATGAACTTCAACCTTTTATTAACTTTATAGACAAAGAGTTTACAAAATTTGATAACTATCAAGCAAGGGTACTCTTTGCAAAAAGCAAAAACCTACAACTCATTAAAAGTAAAAAAGATACAAAAATAGTACTCAACAGTTTTGTTCATCCGGCTTTGCATAATGCAAAGCCTATCAATGTTGATTTTTCTAAAAATATTTTGATGATTACTGGAGTCAATGCCGGTGGGAAAACCATGCTCTTAAAGTCCATTTTAGCGGCTGCTTTTATGGCAAAATATATTATTCCTATGAAACTTAATGAAACAAAGTCACACATAGGAAGCTTTAAAGCGATACAGGCCATTATAGATGACCCGCAAAATGTAAAAAATGACATTTCAACTTTTGCAGGCAGAATGCAGCAGTTTTCCCGTATATTTGATTATAAATCAGCACTTATCGGAGTAGATGAAATAGAACTTGGAACTGATTCTGATGAAGCAGCAGCACTTTTTAAGGTCATTCTTGATGATTTAATCAAGCGTGGGCAAAAAGTCGTTGTAACAACCCACCACAAACGACTTGCGGCATTGATGGCAGACCGTGATGATGTGGAACTTATGGCGGCAATTTATGATGAAGAGCAGCGAAAACCAACTTATGAATTTATGCAAGGTATCATAGGCAAAAGTTATGCATTTGAAACAGCCAGCAGATATGGTATTTCCAATAGCATTGTCAATGAAGCGAAAAAAGTCTATGGAGATAACTCTGAAAAACTTTCACTCTTGATTGAACGCGGTTCACAGCTTGAACGAGAACTTAAACAAAAGCATAAAAAAGTTGATGAAAAACTAGATGAAATTTATAAAAAAGAGCATGCTCTCAAAGAGCAAAAAGAGCAGCTTTTGCGTGAACTTGAAAAAGAAAAAGCAGCACTCAAACACTCTTATGATATTGCCATAAACGAAGCCAAAAATGCGGCACGTGCAGGCGATGTCAAAGAGATTCACCGTGCGATGAACAAAGCAAACAAAAAACTGCCAAAACAGACACAAAAAGAGGACAAAAGAGATATAGAGTTTAAAGTCGGGGACAAAGTAAAATACCACTCCCAAAAAGGAACTATAGTTTCTATGAAAGGCAAAAATGAAGCTACCATAGAAGTGGACGGTATGCGAGTTCGCGTCAAAACAAAACATCTCAAACGCACCCAAATCATTCAGCCAAAACCGACGACAAACCTGAGCTTACATGTAGAGAAAAAAGCAGGACTCAAATGTGACCTGCACGGTTTAAGAGCCGAAGAAGCCTGTGAAGTCTTAGACAAATTTCTCAGTGATGCCCTTATCAACGGCTGGGATGAAGTCATTGTCTATCACGGCATAGGCACAGGAAAACTTTCCTATGCTGTCAAAGAGTTTTTAAAACGCCACCCACGAGTGAAAAAATTTGAAGATGCACCCCAGCATATGGGTGGATTTGGAGCAAAGGTAGTACATCTATAATGGCAAAATCAGTTGCAATCATCGGAGGCGGTGCAAGCGGGCTTCTATGTGCCATCTTTTGTGCCAAAGCAGGTTTACATGTAACACTGTTTGAACAAAACACAAAACCGGCAAAAAAAATTCTCGTCTCAGGAAACGGACGTTGCAATATTACAAACAAGCATTTACATGTAAACGATTTTTTTTCACAAAATCCCACCTTTGTAGAATATGCTTTAAAAAATTTCGGTTTTAAGGCGTTTGAAAAATTCACAAACTCCATTGGGCTGCTCTTACATGTAACGGATGACGGTAGAGCCTATCCTCTAAGCAATGAAGCAAAAAGTGTTGCAAAGATTTTTGTAGAATATGCGCAGAGTCTCGGTGTAACTTTTCATACAGAGCATAAAATCACAGATATAAAAAAACTGACAGACAGTTATGACAGTGTTGTTGTGGCAAGCGGTTCGCGTGCTGCTTCTCATCTGGGAGGCAATGCCGATGCCGAGGAGTTTGCAAAGGCATTTGGGCACACTGTAATTCAAGCCTATCCCTCTTTGGTACAACTGCACTTAAATTCAAAAACAGCCCATAAAATGAGCGGGGCAAAACTCAATGCCGAAGTCACTTTGCTTGTCAATCACCAAAAAGAGCTTACATGTAACGGCGATGTGCTTTTTACAAACTACGGTGTTTCCGGTTTTGCCATTTTAGATATTTCCCAGCGTGCGTCTGAAGCACTTTTAGAATATGCAGCGGTAGACATTTCCATAAATCTGCTCCCTGAATTTAACACACAAAAACTCTCGACACATCTCTTACATGTAAAGAAAAACATGCCTGCATTTACACTCTTGGATATACTTGTCGGCTTAATTCCATTCAAAATAGCAAACGGCGTATTAGAAGCCTTACATGTAAAGCCTGAGAGTAAAATTTTGGACACAAAACTTTCAAAAAAAATAGCAAACCTTATGCTCAACTGGCGGTTTGAAGTGACCGATACTCATGGATTTCGTCATGCAGAAGTCAGCGGTGGCGGCATAAACACTCTTGAAATCAATGAAAAAACATTTGAATCAAAGAAACAAAAAAATCTCTACTTTATCGGGGAATGTCTCGATGTCGTCGGGAGACGCGGAGGCTATAACTTTGCTTTTGCCTGGGCAAGCGGATATTTGGCAGCACAGGATATAATTAAAAAACAAATCCCACACAAAGAGAGTAAAAGATGAAACGAACACTAGGATTTTTAGCACTGATGACTGCACTGAATTTATTTGCAATTACAGTAGGAGAAAAGCCCAAAGAAGCAACTCTTGAAAAAGAAAACGGCGGCTACGCCAAAGACGGTTCCGCCTGGAATTCCAACAGCATAAAAGAGAAAGTCTATGTTATGTTTTATGTCGATCCGGATGAAAAAGATGCCAATGAAGCCTTCTCTGAGGCACTCAAGAAAAAAGAGTACAGAAAGAGAGGAGCGTATGGCAGCATTGCCATTGTCAATCTTGCCGCAACATGGAAACCGAATTTCATTATAGAATCTCTTTTAAAAAGCAAACAAAAAGAGTTCCCTGATACGATTTATGTAAAAGACAAAAACAAAGTTCTTGTCAAAGAGTGGAATCTGGCCGATGACAGTTCTGACATTATCATATTTGACAAAAACGGCAAAGTGCTCTTTTACAAAGCAGGAAAAATGAGCAAAGAGGATATGCAAAAAGCATTTACAGTGATTGAGGAAAATTTATAAAATGAATAACGAAATCGGTATTCTCAGCCTGAGTCTCAAAGATTTATTTACAAAAAAGATGCTGATATACTCCCTGATGCCTTTTATAGTCAGTATGCTTATACTCTACATTCTTTTTTTTATTGTTGCAGGCTTGGGTGTTGACCAACTTACGACTATGGAAGTGCAAACTACACAGACTACGATAGAAAACGGCATACCTCATACGGAGAGTTTTCAAGCCACACTCGCAGGCACAGGTATCATGAAGTTTTTGATGAGCAGCGCACTGACTTCGTGGATAGCCACTTTTCTCATCTATACCATAGGCGGATTGATGACGCTCTATGCTTCCATATTTGTCGCTTTGCTTATCATTGGCTTTTTAACTCATGCAATTTTAAAAGAACTGCAGCAAAGGCACTACCAGGATGTGCAAATGATAGGCTATTCAAATGCAATCGAAGGGATATTTTTAACACTCAAGTGGATATTTATCATGATACTGCTCTTTTTTGTTTTTATTCCTCTGTATTTCATCCCCGTTATCAATATTGTGGCCTTTAACTTTCCACTCTATTACTTTTTTCATAAAATGCTGACTTATGATGTCTCTTCGGCCATCTGTACCAAAGAAGAAGCAATGAAAATCAAGTTTTTTCATGCAAATACCCTGCGGCTCAAAACACTCGGACTCTATCTGCTCTCACTCATCCCTTTTGTCATCTTTTTCGCATCGGTATTTTATGTCATCTATCTCGGACACAGTTATTTTATAGAAACCAGAAAATTACGTAATGAAAGCTAATATGAGAATAGGTTTGCTTTCCTGCCACTCCCAGCCCACCCTAAAGGATGGGTTCCGAAAAAACTGTACACTCCCCGGAATCGGTACTTCAGTGCCGACTGTTGCTGTTCTCCTGCCATTCTCAATCCGCAATAAAACATGGGTTCCGAAAAACTACTCTTGCTCTTTTTCCTCCGCCTGCATCACCATTTTTCTGTAGGCCTCATCTTTTGCAACCATGCCGGCTTCATATAAAAACTGGCTTGGTACAAAGTTCTGTTTTTTGATTTTGTCATATTTTGCATAACTCAAATAGAGTATGTCTTTTGCACGTGTGACTGCCACATAAAAAAGTCGGCGCTCTTCGTCAAGACTGCCGCCCCGCTGCATCAGTTTTCTGTTTGGAAAGCGTCCGTCCATCAAATCTATCACATAAACTTCTTTGTATTCAAGCCCTTTACTTGCATGCACACTCAGCAGATTTACCCCTTCGCCCTGTGTCAAATCGGATGAGCCTAAAATCATCGCATTTAAAAAGCGTTCATGCTCCGAATAAGGTTTTGAAAGTTCTTCCAAAAGCAGTGTTTTTCTCTGGATTCGGCTCAAAGCTTCTGTTTTTTGTTTCTCATCAACAGAGCCGTCTTTGAGCGTGGCTCTTTTTGTTGCCAAAACATCGGCTATATACATGTAAAGTGCGGAATTTGCAATTTTTTTTACCACGGTTTTTGGCTGTTTAATCCCTTTCAAATCACGAAAAAGCAGATAAAAATTATGCAAAAAAGTCGCACTCTCTTTTGTCAGTTTAGGATGTTTGAGCACCGGATTTTTCATAAATTTCGCTTCAAAGCCGAGTTTTGCATATTTCCCAACAGCACCGAGTTCCAAAAAGTCATCAAAAAGCCCAAGTTGATGGTTGAGCTTTCGTTTTTCAAAAGGGTTTTTCACCGATTCATCAGGTGCATAAAGTCCGTAAAAAATACTCCCCTGCCCCAAATATTTAAGAGCAGTATACAACTCTTTTGCCATGGCAGAACCTATGCCCCGTGCAAATTCAAACAGATGAATAAATGCCATCATATCCGACTCATTCACAAGCAGAGTGTATAAATCTAAAATTGCTTTAATCTCACGCGAATCAAAAAAGCTTGTGCCGCCTTTACGCTTGCAGGGAATGTCAAGCTCACGCAGTCCTACCTCTATGCCGTCAGCCGAAGAGTTGTTACGAAAGATGACTGCTATCTCTTCTCTTGGTGTGGATGTGTCACGAATCATCGCAGCCATGGCATGATACTGGTCAAACAGCTCATCAAATGCCAAAAGTTTTGGCGCCTGTGCATCATAAATACGGGTCACTTCCAGCTTTTTAGGGTAAATCCGTTCATTATGCTCTATCACCTTGTTTGCAAGTGAGAGAATAGGCACGGAAGATCGGTAGTTTTTTGTCAGCGTATGCACAACGGCATCGGGATATTTTGTCGTAAAAGAGCCTATAATGCCTATATCTGCGCCGTTAAAAGCATAAATACTCTGGTCGTAATCTCCCACACAAAAGAGCGAAGGCGGATTCATGGCATCTATGAGCGTTCCCTGCAGAGCATTGGTGTCTTGATACTCATCCACCAAAACCTCTTTATATCCCAGCTCGTCATTTTTGCACATTTCTCTAAAATTCAAAAGCAGATCATTAAAATTTAAAAAACCGTATTCTTTTTTCAAGGCTTCAAATTCATCCACTATATCTGCATATATCATGGCAAAAAGTTCATGCTCCGGATAGTTCTCGATAAGCCAGTCTTCAAAATTGTTTTTCAGCTCTGTATTTTGATAAAAAGAGTACAAATCATACAGATAATTTCCGCCGTAAGGCTGTACTTCTGCTTCTATATGCATAAAGGAACGCTTCTCAAAAACAGAACGAAAAAGTGTTTTGAGCTCTCGCTGCTGCTTGAGCACCACTCTTTTGTCTCTTTTTTTCAGCCATCTGTAGCTTACCGCATGAAAAGTTCCCGCATCTATTTTTTTGGCAACACCCGCACCGAAATACTCCGCAACCCGAGCCACCATCTCTGCAGCTGCTTTGTTTGTAAAAGTCAGCAGAAGAATTTCATTTGGGGCAACGCCATTGTTGAGCAAATGTCCTATTCTTCCTACAATAGTCGAAGTTTTTCCTGTTCCGGCAGAAGCAATGATGAGATTTTTGCTGTGAGGAGATGTTGCAGCGGCATATTGTTCTTCATTTAATCTCGACAACGGCATAAACAAACTCCTTGGGCAAAAATTTTAAGAGTGTGATTATACTTATTTATTGTTAAATTTATTTGTGATATGCTAAAATCATTTAAATTAAATATTCTAAGGCAAGCAATGGAAGAAAATAAAAAAATATTAGAGATTGTTTCGAATGAGGCAAAAAACTCTATCGCACAGATTCCTGTTGTTACACCTACTATTTATGCTTCAGTTTTTTCAGACTTTGCCAAGAAAAACAATCTTGAAATAGAAGATGAGGAGAGTCTTTCAAGAAAGATTCTAGAAACTGAATGTTCACGATTTACAACTTTACAAAATGAAACATCCAAAAATGTACAGACATTAAGTGAAAATACGAACAGGGCCATTCATGCTATTGAACAAAAAGATGAAAAAATTCTCAATCAGGTACTGCAAGAGACGCAATATCTGCGTCAGGAAATTGAAAAACTCAAAGAGTCTGTTTACAAAGACGAACTGACCCACGCATATAACAGAAAATGGCTTCACGATACTCATCTGGACCCACTTGGCAATGCTTTTGTGCATAA
Encoded proteins:
- a CDS encoding c-type cytochrome, which produces MKIVLSVVLAVLIVGCSNEKGSQKSAQEVQAPQSVKETVSSVKETTPSKPVAVEVNTTAADITKKTETTVAKAKKTTVAQVKEAVKVDGAKLFTACSSCHGANAEKKALGKSQIIKGWSETKIITALKGYKDGTYGGAMKAVMKGQAAKLSDADIKALAEYISQL
- a CDS encoding succinyldiaminopimelate transaminase — its product is MNFEPYPFEKLTNLLENIQPDKNHTPAVLTIGEPQFETPDFIQKALCDNASLLKKYPKTTGETVLREAQRNFISRRFGVSLKDEEIIPTFGTREVLFNFPQFLLFDIEKSVIAYTNPFYQIYEGAATATRSKVIHLNLDEKNNFKPDINESELGSCDLVILNFPNNPTTATLGLEELGEWVKLALKYDFVLLNDECYSEIYTDKPIPSLLEASLHVNNDSFKNVLVINSISKRSCAPGLRSGFIAGDATILGEYMKYRTYIGCAIPLPLQHAAAEAWNDEEHVAKSRAVYKENFEIAQKILGTQIPDATFYLWIKVGDALAFTQKLYKNYNVKVLPGEFLAREDAEGENPGKGFIRIALVESPKKTKDALLKIKECLHEQR
- the murC gene encoding UDP-N-acetylmuramate--L-alanine ligase — protein: MKIHFIGIGGIGISGLAQYMHFKGHEVSGSDIKETVITKKLRDLGLHVTIPHSRDAITNHDLVVHSAIIRPDNPEIIAAKEKGIEVLARREALPKILQDKKVYSVAGAHGKSTTTAILAAIMSGSAIIGAESKEFGSNVRYDATNDVMIFEADESDGSFINSNPHCAIVINAEPEHMEYYDYNYERFYDSYKTFINLAPLKVLNAEDPFLATLINEIEAEWLYPSKDIQNIEFVLINNQPHTRFTFRDFGSFDVWGFGKHIAIDASLAILAAHKSMSIEDIRKNILHFKGIKKRFDIVGFEHDSVIIDDYGHHPTEIKATFESVKEYAMLKGFDKITAIWQPHKYSRTIDNLEEFIKCFDGAAELIILPVWAAGEAPRDIDFQENFKHYNLTMADKISRSNNTIKVIKDNKDLETLDKGLIIGFGAGDITYQIRGIA
- a CDS encoding endonuclease MutS2 → MQTVVNKTAKSSRVDTLIQQLDLVEHIEQFKSFFSREHSLYIEGDQELHFRYIKELDKLEFKAPPKVSDFFEIKGHLKKHGVLNFEQIFEIVKIVRYFRYFKNRELEGLIGEWMDKFIIPEQFLEIEKYFTHEGKFEENLDENLFQLSQRIAEYKNNISGALKRMMSSSKLAGYLVDTQIHFINNEECLLVRGGFNHVLKGAILGRSTGGFFYVAPDSVLKSKEQIRFIEQERKAIFYEYAKEFSKKLYELQPFINFIDKEFTKFDNYQARVLFAKSKNLQLIKSKKDTKIVLNSFVHPALHNAKPINVDFSKNILMITGVNAGGKTMLLKSILAAAFMAKYIIPMKLNETKSHIGSFKAIQAIIDDPQNVKNDISTFAGRMQQFSRIFDYKSALIGVDEIELGTDSDEAAALFKVILDDLIKRGQKVVVTTHHKRLAALMADRDDVELMAAIYDEEQRKPTYEFMQGIIGKSYAFETASRYGISNSIVNEAKKVYGDNSEKLSLLIERGSQLERELKQKHKKVDEKLDEIYKKEHALKEQKEQLLRELEKEKAALKHSYDIAINEAKNAARAGDVKEIHRAMNKANKKLPKQTQKEDKRDIEFKVGDKVKYHSQKGTIVSMKGKNEATIEVDGMRVRVKTKHLKRTQIIQPKPTTNLSLHVEKKAGLKCDLHGLRAEEACEVLDKFLSDALINGWDEVIVYHGIGTGKLSYAVKEFLKRHPRVKKFEDAPQHMGGFGAKVVHL
- a CDS encoding NAD(P)/FAD-dependent oxidoreductase produces the protein MAKSVAIIGGGASGLLCAIFCAKAGLHVTLFEQNTKPAKKILVSGNGRCNITNKHLHVNDFFSQNPTFVEYALKNFGFKAFEKFTNSIGLLLHVTDDGRAYPLSNEAKSVAKIFVEYAQSLGVTFHTEHKITDIKKLTDSYDSVVVASGSRAASHLGGNADAEEFAKAFGHTVIQAYPSLVQLHLNSKTAHKMSGAKLNAEVTLLVNHQKELTCNGDVLFTNYGVSGFAILDISQRASEALLEYAAVDISINLLPEFNTQKLSTHLLHVKKNMPAFTLLDILVGLIPFKIANGVLEALHVKPESKILDTKLSKKIANLMLNWRFEVTDTHGFRHAEVSGGGINTLEINEKTFESKKQKNLYFIGECLDVVGRRGGYNFAFAWASGYLAAQDIIKKQIPHKESKR
- a CDS encoding YtfJ family protein, which codes for MKRTLGFLALMTALNLFAITVGEKPKEATLEKENGGYAKDGSAWNSNSIKEKVYVMFYVDPDEKDANEAFSEALKKKEYRKRGAYGSIAIVNLAATWKPNFIIESLLKSKQKEFPDTIYVKDKNKVLVKEWNLADDSSDIIIFDKNGKVLFYKAGKMSKEDMQKAFTVIEENL
- a CDS encoding EI24 domain-containing protein; translation: MNNEIGILSLSLKDLFTKKMLIYSLMPFIVSMLILYILFFIVAGLGVDQLTTMEVQTTQTTIENGIPHTESFQATLAGTGIMKFLMSSALTSWIATFLIYTIGGLMTLYASIFVALLIIGFLTHAILKELQQRHYQDVQMIGYSNAIEGIFLTLKWIFIMILLFFVFIPLYFIPVINIVAFNFPLYYFFHKMLTYDVSSAICTKEEAMKIKFFHANTLRLKTLGLYLLSLIPFVIFFASVFYVIYLGHSYFIETRKLRNES
- a CDS encoding ATP-dependent helicase, with protein sequence MPLSRLNEEQYAAATSPHSKNLIIASAGTGKTSTIVGRIGHLLNNGVAPNEILLLTFTNKAAAEMVARVAEYFGAGVAKKIDAGTFHAVSYRWLKKRDKRVVLKQQRELKTLFRSVFEKRSFMHIEAEVQPYGGNYLYDLYSFYQNTELKNNFEDWLIENYPEHELFAMIYADIVDEFEALKKEYGFLNFNDLLLNFREMCKNDELGYKEVLVDEYQDTNALQGTLIDAMNPPSLFCVGDYDQSIYAFNGADIGIIGSFTTKYPDAVVHTLTKNYRSSVPILSLANKVIEHNERIYPKKLEVTRIYDAQAPKLLAFDELFDQYHAMAAMIRDTSTPREEIAVIFRNNSSADGIEVGLRELDIPCKRKGGTSFFDSREIKAILDLYTLLVNESDMMAFIHLFEFARGIGSAMAKELYTALKYLGQGSIFYGLYAPDESVKNPFEKRKLNHQLGLFDDFLELGAVGKYAKLGFEAKFMKNPVLKHPKLTKESATFLHNFYLLFRDLKGIKQPKTVVKKIANSALYMYIADVLATKRATLKDGSVDEKQKTEALSRIQRKTLLLEELSKPYSEHERFLNAMILGSSDLTQGEGVNLLSVHASKGLEYKEVYVIDLMDGRFPNRKLMQRGGSLDEERRLFYVAVTRAKDILYLSYAKYDKIKKQNFVPSQFLYEAGMVAKDEAYRKMVMQAEEKEQE
- a CDS encoding GGDEF domain-containing protein, producing the protein MEENKKILEIVSNEAKNSIAQIPVVTPTIYASVFSDFAKKNNLEIEDEESLSRKILETECSRFTTLQNETSKNVQTLSENTNRAIHAIEQKDEKILNQVLQETQYLRQEIEKLKESVYKDELTHAYNRKWLHDTHLDPLGNAFVHNGTLAIIDLNYFKQVNDTYGHIIGDKVLIYLTNELKKLKIPVVRYGGDEFIILFGDSVSEEKASSLLHKIRENVLGKKLKAHNDTFRVSFSFGVTKFKKNDLLPQVIEVADKNMYNDKIEIKKRVTGI